AGTTTTCAAAGAGGGCTTTTTTATGTATAATGACTCTATTGGAGCTTAGGTAGGAGAGAGCAAAATGTATAATTTATTGATTGTAGACGACGATGCTTCGATACTGGAAGTAACGCGGATTTATTTTACAGGCCGCGGCTATAAGGTTTATACGTCTCAGAACGCAGAGGAGTGTTTGAAAACCGCAGCACACATGCCTCTGGATTGTATTGTGCTGGATGTGGCGCTGCCGGATATGGACGGCTTTGAGGTGTGTGAAGCAGTAAAAAAGAGGACGAATGTCCCAATTATTTTTGTGTCAAATTATGCGGAGGAGGACAAGCGGATCAGCGGTTTTGTTTCCGGAGGCGATGACTATGTCATCAAACCTTTTAGCCTGAGAGAGCTTGAACTGCGTATTTGCGCACGTATACGCCAGCAGGAGGGAAAGACTAATTGCGGTAAAACCCTGGATTTTGGAAAGCTGAGCATCAACGAAGCGGCAAGGAGCGTGGCCTATAAGGATGATATTATTTCTTTAACCGCGGCAGAATTTGACATTCTTCTTTTTTTGGCAAACCATGAAAATCAAGTGTTTTCCCAGAAGGATATTTTTGAAAAGGTGTGGAAACTGCCAGATTTGGGAAACGCGCATACCGTTCAGGTACACGTAGCACAGATCAGGAGAAAGCTCAATTCTTTCTCCGAGGAACATCAGTACATCCAGACAGTTTGGGGAAAAGGTTATAAATTTGTTGCAGATAAAAAAGCTGAGGCATAGATGCCTCAGCT
The DNA window shown above is from Eubacterium limosum and carries:
- a CDS encoding response regulator transcription factor, encoding MYNLLIVDDDASILEVTRIYFTGRGYKVYTSQNAEECLKTAAHMPLDCIVLDVALPDMDGFEVCEAVKKRTNVPIIFVSNYAEEDKRISGFVSGGDDYVIKPFSLRELELRICARIRQQEGKTNCGKTLDFGKLSINEAARSVAYKDDIISLTAAEFDILLFLANHENQVFSQKDIFEKVWKLPDLGNAHTVQVHVAQIRRKLNSFSEEHQYIQTVWGKGYKFVADKKAEA